The Alosa sapidissima isolate fAloSap1 chromosome 5, fAloSap1.pri, whole genome shotgun sequence genome has a window encoding:
- the LOC121709004 gene encoding protein kinase C delta type-like: MLYQYNKTVVQHRRTPYPPWGSSVDAHVVDGRSMTVVLMKSREEQMAEGTVDIMVLVKRCVGQNGSTEFWVDLLPSVTVLLRLEIFTEQRDTSA, encoded by the coding sequence ATGCTTTATCAGTACAACAAGACGGTGGTCCAGCACAGACGCACCCCGTACCCGCCGTGGGGCAGCAGCGTGGACGCTCACGTGGTGGATGGGCGCTCGATGACCGTGGTCCTGATGAAATCGCGGGAGGAGCAAATGGCCGAGGGCACCGTGGACATCATGGTCCTCGTCAAGCGCTGTGTCGGCCAGAACGGCAGCACTGAATTCTGGGTAGACCTGCTGCCCTCGGTGACAGTCCTGCTCCGCCTCGAAATCTTCACAGAGCAGCGGGACACGTCCGCGTGA
- the LOC121709005 gene encoding GTPase IMAP family member 9-like: MENSTDITTVSDTVGTTNQAPGLMDNSHSETCKTVRIVLVGKTGVGKSTSYQQGFRCNCDVSNSTDSETHEAVRIVLVGKTGVGKSASGNTILGREEFDSEVNPSSITAQCAKQRGEVDGRELFVIDTPGLFDTNYSEDDIRREIGTCVSLASPGPHAFLVTIQLGRFTQEEQATVKLIQKIFGEKSANYTMVLFSHGDRLKRKTIEEFISQSQELADFTAQCRGGYHVFNNEDPENHTQVTELLQKIDKMVAMNGGGYYTTEMFQLAEAEIEKEKERILREAEEEEDSEIKELKKEFKEKEMLHNILENERKEREKDGKTEDRSVRKKEKSARQKAELNNSFVQQCSRYGAHLGGVCGGLIGVVLGPPGIIIGAVIGAGRGAGIGAGIGAGIEGGPGADGVKCVIQ; encoded by the exons ATGGAAAACAGCACTGACATCACCACAGTGTCGGACACTGTGGGAACAACCAATCAAGCACCAGGACTCATGGATAACAGCC ACTCAGAGACGTGTAAAACGGTGAGGATTGTGCTGGTGGGGAAGACCGGTGTAGGAAAGAGCACTTCATATCAGCAAGGTTTCAGA TGTAACTGTGACGTGTCTAATTCCACAGACTCAGAGACGCATGAAGCGGTGAGGATTGTGCTGGTGGGGAAGACCGGTGTAGGAAAGAGCGCTtcaggaaacaccatcctgggGAGGGAAGAGTTTGACTCAGAGGTCAACCCTTCGTCCATAACGGCACAATGTGCAAAGCAACGAGGCGAAGTGGACGGCAGAGAACTGTTTGTGATCGACACTCCAGGCCTGTTTGACACAAACTACAGTGAAGACGATATCCGACGGGAGATTGGAACGTGTGTCTCTCTGGCCTCTCCGGGCCCCCACGCGTTTCTGGTGACCATCCAGCTGGGCAGATTCACACAGGAGGAACAAGCAACCGTTAAGTTGATTCAGAAGATCTTTGGGGAAAAATCAGCCAATTACACAATGGTACTCTTCTCTCATGGAGACAGATTGAAGAGAAAAACGATTGAAGAGTTTATAAGTCAGAGTCAAGAACTTGCTGATTTCACTGCTCAGTGCCGTGGAGGATACCACGTCTTTAACAACGAGGACCCAGAGAATCACACTCAAGTCACAGAGCTGCTGCAGAAGATTGATAAGATGGTGGCAATGAATGGAGGAGGCTACTACACCACCGAGATGTTCCAGCTCGCTGAAGCCGAGAtcgagaaagagaaggagaggatcCTGAGGGAggctgaagaggaggaagatagTGAGATTAAGGAGCTGAAGAAAGAGTTTAAGGAGAAAGAAATGTTGCATAACATTTTGGAAAACGAGAGAAAAGAGCGTGAGAAAGATGGGAAAACGGAAGACAGAAGtgttagaaagaaagagaagagtgcTAGACAGAAAGCAGAGCTGAACAATTCCTTTGTGCAGCAATGCTCCCGCTACGGTGCACACCTCGGTGGAGTATGTGGTGGCTTGATAGGAGTCGTGTTGGGGCCACCAGGTATCATAATAGGGGCGGTCAttggagcagggagaggagccGGGATCGGAGCCGGAATAGGGGCCGGAATTGAAGGAGGTCCTGGAGCAGATGGGGTTAAATGCGTCATCCAGTGA